A single genomic interval of Aedes aegypti strain LVP_AGWG chromosome 1, AaegL5.0 Primary Assembly, whole genome shotgun sequence harbors:
- the LOC5577404 gene encoding zinc finger imprinted 3, which yields MPTMARCCVVTGCAASNQDFGTFLFSFPRDEKLRQQWIDVLGKPSSWTVPEAAYICWSHFEGKSIHQDASGFRRTTDAIPSQYLNNGQLDCSSDHYCRFCARRLFSELMGNSISDIKRSDDANKFLRLLLSDENDRDLSALACDECIRHVQLTMRFIRNCAKATKELEQIARLRSERNLLLTKEEVKTELDDEIPMDSLHTEVKLESSSLGDISDRDDRFSDSEDDDIPLAVQFQQEIKENDLKCSYCSYSCAKRIQLTSHLKKHRDILPPKNTPEGKLSCSECEFICDKPIQLASHRKKHKRVKQERSEGEGKSKGVHPQDIGVDNPSSDASEESTSNNETSSPILYCSECPYTCTRPIQLASHKKKHTGYQHKRAQWEEKKKVKDVYECEFCDFKCKLRRQMAGHRASHSELIRKSKPSGKERDHMCSICGKILSTRGAFFVHMKYHNDQRDYPCDICGKKFYSKRDVTMHVESLHEKKVYECEICGVKCTWKNALSKHMRKHDSKSYKLECSYCGKRFMAANELRLHVWRHTGQQLTCDLCGAGYRFNFLLTQHKIRAHGIQVDGVKLYNRFKKDTPGSGKRTSHKSKQQSIDNAPTDAIPGTTTSPETHGQSARVAEQPQAPLEDATSSSYSSDIPTGSYPNHMLQPTPAVGLNQPMAFHPLGSVIGHQQVPPEVSQSSIFSHVNNY from the exons ATGCCAACCATGGCCAGGTGCTGTGTCGTGACCGGCTGTGCAGCATCCAATCAGGACTTTGGCACTTTCCTGTTTAGCTTCCCAAGGGACGAAAAGCTACGCCAACAGTGGATCGATGTTCTGGGAAAACCTTCAAGCTGGACCGTTCCTGAGGCGGCCTATATCTGTTGGAGTCACTTTGAAGGCAAGTCCATCCACCAGGATGCTTCTGGATTCCGTCGCACGACCGATGCCATACCGTCCCAGTATCTGAACAATGGTCAACTCGACTGCAGTTCGGACCACTACTGTCGATTCTGTGCGCGGAGGCTGTTCAGTGAATTGATGGGCAATAGTATCAGCGACATCAAACGATCAGACGACGCCAACAAGTTCCTCAGGTTATTGTTGAGTGACGAGAATGATCGTGACTTGTCCGCTTTGGCATGTGACGAATGCATCAGGCACGTACAACTGACGATGAGATTCATCAGAAATTGCGCCAAAGCTACCAAAGAGCTGGAACAGATTGCCAGGCTTCGCTCCGAGAGGAACCTACTGTTGACCAAAGAGGAAGTCAAAACGGAGTTGGATGATGAGATTCCAATGGACAGCCTTCACACGGAGGTGAAGCTCGAAAGTTCCAGTTTAGGAGATATTAGCGACAGGGACGACCGATTTTCCGACTCCGAAGACGACGACATTCCGCTGGCGGTGCAGTTTCAACAAGAAATCAAGGAAAACGATCTCAAGTGCTCGTACTGCTCTTACAGTTGCGCCAAACGGATTCAACTGACTAGTCACCTGAAGAAGCATCGCGACATACTTCCACCGAAGAATACACCGGAAGGTAAGCTTAGCTGTTCGGAATGTGAATTCATATGTGATAAACCTATTCAGCTGGCGAGTCACAGGAAAAAGCATAAACGGGTGAAGCAAGAGCGGTCAGAAGGTGAAGGCAAATCGAAAGGCGTACATCCGCAAGACATTGGCGTAGACAATCCTAGTTCGGACGCTTCCGAAGAAAGCACTTCGAACAACGAGACTTCATCGCCGATACTTTACTGCTCGGAATGTCCGTACACGTGCACACGGCCAATCCAGTTGGCCAGTCACAAGAAGAAGCACACCGGCTATCAGCACAAGCGCGCACAGTGGGAGGAGAAAAAGAAGGTAAAGGACGTCTACGAGTGCGAATTTTGCGATTTTAAGTGCAAACTTCGTCGCCAGATGGCCGGGCATCGTGCCTCGCACTCGGAGCTGATCAGAAAGTCCAAACCATCCGGAAAGGAGCGCGATCACATGTGCTCGATCTGTGGCAAGATCCTGTCGACGCGGGGAGCGTTCTTCGTGCACATGAAGTACCACAACGACCAGCGGGACTATCCGTGCGATATTTGTGGCAAGAAGTTCTACTCCAAGCGGGACGTAACCATGCACGTAGAGTCGTTGCACGAGAAAAAGGTGTACGAGTGCGAAATTTGCGGAGTCAAGTGCACCTGGAAGAACGCCCTCAGCAAGCACATGCGGAAGCACGATTCCAAGTCGTACAAGCTGGAGTGCTCGTACTGCGGCAAGCGGTTTATGGCGGCTAACGAGCTGCGGTTGCACGTTTGGCGCCATACCGGACAGCAGCTGACGTGCGATTTATGCGGAGCGGGATATAG GTTCAACTTCCTGCTAACGCAGCATAAGATCCGTGCCCACGGAATCCAAGTTGACGGCGTGAAGCTTTACAATCGTTTTAAAAAAGATACACCAGGAAGCGGAAAACGCACATCGCACAAGTCCAAACAACAGTCAATTGATAATGCTCCAACAGACGCCATCCCGGGTACTACTACATCTCCAGAGACGCACGGTCAATCTGCACGAGTAGCTGAACAACCGCAAGCGCCACTTGAAGATGCGACAAGTTCCTCTTACTCCTCGGACATACCAACCGGCAGCTATCCGAACCATATGTTACAACCGACACCTGCGGTAGGACTTAATCAGCCAATGGCGTTTCACCCTTTGGGATCCGTAATAGGGCATCAGCAAGTGCCACCCGAAGTGTCACAAAGCAGCATCTTCAGCCATGTTAATAATTATTGA
- the LOC5577403 gene encoding low molecular weight phosphotyrosine protein phosphatase 1 encodes MADKKKALFICLGNICRSPIAEAVFLKTIREAGVADQWEVDSAAIGGWHVGNLPDHRALATMEKHELPYENRARQITKNDFNHYDYIFGMDQENMSDLKSRAPKGSKAKQLFLGDYDTDAPGKIIRDPYYDQGSEGFEQCYVQCVRCCKGFLEKVERGEL; translated from the exons ATGGCTGACAAGAAAAAGGCTCTATTCATCTGCCTCG GTAACATTTGCCGCTCGCCTATAGCGGAAGCAGTGTTCCTGAAGACCATCCGGGAAGCCGGCGTCGCTGACCAGTGGGAAGTGGACAGCGCTGCCATAGGGGGATGGCACGTTGGGAACTTGCCGGATCACCGGGCGTTGGCCACCATGGAGAAGCACGAGTTGCCGTACGAGAACCGCGCCCGGCAGATCACCAAGAATGACTTCAATCATTACGACTACATCTTCGGCATGGACCAGGAGAACATGTCCGACCTGAAGAGTCGCGCCCCGAAAGGGTCCAAGGCGAAGCAACTTTTTTTGGGTGACTACGATACGGACGCACCGGGCAAAATCATTCGCGATCCGTACTACGACCAGGGGTCGGAGGGATTCGAGCAATGTTACGTCCAGTGCGTGCGATGTTGCAAAGGGTTCCTCGAAAAGGTCGAGAGAGGTGAACTGTGA
- the LOC5577401 gene encoding zinc finger protein weckle, producing MDKLVQKCLAPDCNSTTDQLGISFFDFPSEDRELIRSWNKALGFRANCKHIPDPKVCDRHFLPEEIDRNVVPAVLTRPDAVPSVGVISSMDDKPGPTEVMTREGSGSEASYCRLCAKDERQPLKNSLEKLMKCSDTAKLLDICLESSRKYDMLPSGVCDACAHMMKFWIKFVRTCSAAQIKLVKMLGVIKNDDEEDCSKLDTEAVVATQIKREDEEPSEIPTDYLVVGLGKDEKSLGACYDISEETEFDNDVQKAVEKLEHDHAVKEEPCDTNSDPDYDMPKDFGAYSSSESHSGTDEDDDDEYEPEEERRRNSEMKYEVPEEDDTFVEEKPKRKRGRPRKNDPRPPKGPRKPREKRDKSTDEKPASLCKQVCQICGKILSSSATFNVHMMTHTQQKDIVCPICDRRFYIKQQLKIHMESIHEKKDFVCNICGLKCRWRKSLRRHMLLHDDNPYKHKCTYCDKAFARPNQLRYHVMKHTGDRVYCDICGADYRFNYMLTQHKIRKHGIVVEGVQLYKQSARKKKSECGAQSTNSKKLRVVQQDETQIQLPVDPPVHPSIAPIIQQMAMSEHDRTSHSDLTHVSDMGSPATTASFATIGSPEPASHFSGHPHPALQQSQLQQHHQQASPMSGYNGAVLTMPMPSSLIGFPSLNRQ from the exons ATGGACAAACTGGTACAAAAGTGTCTTGCACCGGACTGCAACTCAACCACGGACCAGCTCGGTATCAGCTTCTTCGACTTTCCGAGTGAGGATCGTGAACTGATACGCTCATGGAACAAAGCCCTGGGATTCCGTGCCAACTGCAAACACATTCCCGACCCGAAGGtatgtgatcgacatttcctgCCGGAGGAGATCGATCGGAATGTGGTTCCAGCAGTGCTCACCCGACCGGATGCCGTGCCATCGGTGGGTGTTATCAGCTCCATGGATGATAAGCCGGGGCCAACGGAAGTTATGACACGGGAAGGAAGCGGCAGTGAAGCTAGTTACTGTCGGCTATGCGCAAAAGACGAAAGACAACCACTGAAgaatagtttggaaaagctgATGAAGTGCAGCGATACGGCCAAGCTGCTAGACATTTGCTTGGAATCTAGCAGGAAGTACGACATGCTTCCGAGTGGAGTGTGTGATGCATGTGCGCACATGATGAAATTCTGGATCAAGTTTGTGAGGACATGCAGTGCCGCACAAATCAAGTTGGTCAAGATGTTGGGGGTGATAAAGAATGACGACGAGGAAGACTGTAGTAAACTGGACACTGAAGCAGTTGTTGCAACACAAATCAAAAGAGAAGATGAAGAACCCAGCGAAATTCCAACGGATTACTTGGTGGTGGGACTCGGAAAGGATGAGAAAAGCCTTGGTGCGTGCTACGATATAAGTGAAGAAACGGAGTTCGACAATGACGTGCAAAAGGCTGTTGAAAAGCTAGAACACGACCATGCAGTAAAAGAGGAACCATGTGATACGAACTCCGATCCGGACTATGATATGCCAAAGGATTTTGGCGCGTATTCAAGTTCGGAAAGCCATTCTGGAACGGATGAAGATGACGACGATGAGTATGAACCAGAAGAAGAGCGTAGAAGAAACAGTGAGATGAAATATGAAGTCCCCGAAGAAGATGACACCTTTGTTGAAGAGAAACCAAAAAGGAAACGTGGTCGACCAAGGAAGAATGACCCTCGTCCACCAAAAGGGCCTCGAAAGCCCAGGGAAAAACGAGACAAAAGTACCGACGAGAAGCCAGCATCTCTCTGCAAGCAAGTTTGCCAAATATGTGGCAAAATTCTTTCAAGCAGTGCCACATTCAACGTCCACATGATGACGCACACCCAACAGAAGGACATCGTTTGTCCAATTTGCGATCGAAGGTTCTACATCAAGCAGCAACTGAAGATCCACATGGAGTCCATTCACGAGAAGAAGGACTTTGTGTGCAACATCTGCGGGTTGAAATGTCGCTGGCGGAAAAGTCTTCGCAGGCATATGCTGCTCCACGACGATAATCCCTACAAACATAAGTGCACCTATTGCGACAAAGCCTTCGCTAGACCTAATCAGCTGCGGTATCACGTCATGAAGCACACAGGGGATCGGGTGTATTGCGATATCTGCGGTGCAGATTACAG GTTCAACTACATGTTGACGCAGCACAAAATTCGTAAGCATGGAATTGTGGTCGAAGGCGTTCAGCTGTACAAGCAGAGCGCACGAAAGAAGAAGAGTGAATGTGGAGCACAGTCCACAAATTCTAAAAAGTTACGTGTTGTCCAACAAGACGAAACGCAAATACAGCTACCGGTAGATCCTCCGGTACATCCTTCCATAGCACCGATAATTCAACAGATGGCAATGTCTGAACATGACCGTACTAGCCATAGCGACCTAACGCACGTCTCCGATATGGGAAGTCCTGCTACAACGGCTTCATTTGCAACGATCGGATCTCCCGAACCAGCGTCACATTTTTCTGGTCATCCACATCCCGCACTGCAACAGTCACAACTGCAGCAACATCACCAACAAGCCTCTCCAATGAGTGGATACAACGGAGCAGTGCTAACCATGCCGATGCCATCGAGTCTGATAGGGTTCCCATCATTGAATAGGCAATAG